The genomic interval CGTCGCGCCCCACGCCGCGCCAATGGCTGCGCAGCGAGACGCCGACGCGGCGCGGCAAAAGCCCCGACAGCGCCGGGATGAAGGTCGGCAGCGCGATCAGCGCCAGCACGAAGACGGTCCAGGCGAGCGCCACCGGCGCGGTCAGCATCCAGCCGATCAAAAGGGTCAGCAGCGTCGCCGGCGCCGAGAGCGAGCGGCGCAGATTGTCGATCAGCTTCCAGCGCCCGGTCGCCGGAATCGCCGTGCGGCGCTTGGAGCGGCGCGGCCCGCGGCCGAAGATCCACGGCAGAAGCTGCCAGTCGCCGCGCACCCAGCGGTGCTGGCGCGACGCGGCGACGTCGTAGCGGGAGGGGAATTCCTCGACCACCTCGATATCGCTCGCGAGACCGGCGCGCGCGAAAATGCCTTCGAGCAGGTCGTGGCTGAGCACCGCCGAGACCGGGAAGCGCTGCTCCAGCGCCGCCTCGAACGCGTCGACGTCATAGATGCCCTTGCCGAAATAGGAGCCCTCTTCATAGAGGTCCTGGTACACGTCGGACACGACGATGGCGTAAGGGTCGAGGCCGTTGGGGCCCGAGAACACCCGCTGGAACAGCGAACCGCCGTCGCTCAGCGGCAGCGACGGCGTCACCCGCGGCTGCAGGATGCCGTGGCCGCGCACCACGCGCCCGGCCTGCGGATCGAAGCGCGGGCGGATCAGGGGATGGGCGATCTTGCCGACGAGGCGGCGCGCCGCGCCGATCGGAAGCCGCGTGTCGGCGTCGAGCGTGATGACATAGCGGATGCCGGCGGGAACGGAAGGTGGCCGGCCTTCGACCGCGACGAAGGTCGTGTCGTTCGCGTCGCGCAGCAACCGGTTCAATTCGTGCAGCTTGCCGCGCTTGCGCTCCCAGCCGAGCCATTTGCCCTCGCCCTCGGTCCATACCCGCCGGCGGTGCAGGAGCAGGAAGCGCGCCCCGTCCGCGGCGCGCGGATGGCGCGCGTTCAGCGCCGCGATGGCTGCGGCGCCCTTGGCGAGCAATGCTTCGTCGCCGTCCATGTGCTCGCCCGGCGCGTCCCGGAAGTCCGACAGGAGCGCGAAGGTGAAATTCGCATCGGGGTTGGACAGGTAATGCACTTCCAGCCGGTCGACCTGCTCGGCGATGTCGGCCTCCGAGGTCAGGAGCGTCGGCACCGCGATCAGGGTCTTCATGTCGTCGGGCACGCCGTCGCGCAACTCGAGGCCCGGAAGCCGCATCGCGCCGATCTGGTGGGTGATGACGCGGTTGACGATGGCGATGGCGAGGTCGGAAGCCGGCACCAGCGCGGTGAACGCCAGCGCCGCGATCGCCAGCGGGTCCAGGCCGAAATCGATCGCCGCGACCAGGCCGACGGCCACGATCAGCAGGGTGAACACGCCGATCGCCGCGACATAGCTGGCGACGCCGATCTCCGAGACGCGGCGGTACAGGCCGGTCCTGGGATGGACGCGGCAGCCCAGTTCGCGCTCGAAGGCGCGGCGGCCCTCGGCGATCAGGTAGAATCCGGCGTCGCATTCGCGCCGCGTCGCCCGCTCGGCCGCCGTCAGTCCCTTGCCCGCGCGCGCCGCCGCGTCGGCGGCGCGCTCCGCCACCTCCGCCTCGTCGCGCCCCGATTCATGGGCCAGCGTCTCGATGGCGCGGCGGTAGAGGTCGCGGGTGGGAAAATCCATCGCCGCGAAATTCGTCTTCTCGCGCAGCGCCGCGTCGACCAGGCTGACGCTCTCGAAGAACTCCGGCCAGTTGACCGCCGAGACCAGCCGCATCGAGGTGATGACGTTGCGCACCGTGACGTTCATCGCGCTCTGGCGCTGCACCTCCTGCCGCACGATGTCGTCGGCATTGGTGCCGTCCTGCGCCAGCCGCTCGTTCAGCCAGCGCAGCGCCGGCGTCACGTCGGGATCGCGGTCGCGCAGGCGCTGCGCCAGTTCGACCGCGAAGGGGATCGACCACTTCTTGCGCGCCAGCTCGGCGAGGAGATCGCCGATCGGCTCGCTCGCCTCCTCGCCCAGGATGCGCTCGGCCAGGGCGTCGGCCTCGGCGCTGGCGTTCAGGCGGATGATGATGCCTTCCGCGATGCGGCGCAGATTCTCCACCAGCGTGATGCGCAGCGTGATCGCGATGGCCCACAGCTCGCCGATGGTGAGCGGCTGCACCCGCTGATAGGACTCGACGAAGCGCGTCAGCTTGGCGACGTCGACCGCGCTGTCGGTGTGCGCGATCACCGCCCAGGCGATGCCGAAGACGCGCGGATAGCCCTGCAGATGGCCTTCGATCAGCTTGGGCAGCTTGCGGTAATAGCCCGGCGGCAGGTCGTCCTTGATCTCGCGGATCTGCTCGTCGACGATGTGGTAATTGTCGAGCAGCCATTCGGCGGCCGGCGGCACCGAGCGGTGCGCCCGCGTCGCGACGACGATGGCGCGATAGGCATCCGCGATCAGCCGCGCATTCTCCTCGAGCCTGGCGGCGAGGGGGCGGCCGCGCTCGATATCCGGCGAGACGCGCTGCGCGATGGCGAGGCTGGTGGCGTGCTGCTCCAGCCGCTCGATGCTAAAGAGCTCGGCTCGGATCGGACCTTCGGTCGGCTCCAGCGCCTGGCGCCAGGACGCGCGGCTGCCGATCTCCGAATAGTTCATGGCGTGTCGCCCTTACCCACGCACAGCGATGCCCGCCGGCGGCAAAGGCCCAACGTACGGTCGAATGCGGTGCTGTCGGGGAAGAAACGCGCCACGCGCGCGGAAGTTCCCGGAACGCAACGCTACTGCCGGTTACATGCTGAACGCATCAGACTCGGTAATAGTCGCGATACCATTGTACGAATTTCGGGATGCCGACGCTGATCGGCGTCGTCGGTTCATAGCCCAGGTCGCGCCGCGTCGCGTCGATATCGGCATAGGTTCTGGCAACGTCGCCGGCCTGCATCGGCTCCAGCCGCTTGTCCGCCTTGCGCCCGATCGCGTCTTCCAGCGTCGCGATGTAGTCGAGCAGCTTCTCCGAGCGGTGATTGCCGAGATTGTAGACCGCGTGCGGCGGCTCGCCCGCCGCCGGGCGGTCGAGCGCCCGCAGCACGCCGTCCACGATGTCGTCGATATAGGTGAAGTCGCGCCACATCTCGCCCTCGTTGAAGACGCGGATCTTCTCGCCCGCCAGGATGGCGCGCGCGAACAGCATGGGCGACATGTCCGGCCGGCCCCAGGGCCCGTATACGGTGAAGAAGCGCAGGCCCGTCGAAGGCAGGCGGTAGAGATGGGCATAGGTGTGCGCGATCAGCTCGTCGGCGCGCTTGGTCGCGGCATAGAGCGAGTTGGGCCGGTCGACGCGCTGCGCCACCGAGAACGGCATGTCGGTGTTGGCGCCATAGACCGAGGACGAACTGGCATAGACGAAGTGGCACAGCGATGGCAGGCGCCGCGCCATCTCCAGCATCACGACCTGGCCCATGACGTTGGACTGGATGTAGGTGTAGGGGTCGACCAGCGAATAGCGCACGCCGGCCTGGGCCGCGAGATGGACGATGCGGTCGATCTCGCCATGGCGCTCGCCGAGCGCGAGGATGGCGTCGCGGTCGGAGATGTCGAGCTTCTCGAAGCTGAACCCGGCGTGGGGGCTCAGCCGCGCCAGCCGCGCCTCCTTCAGCGACACCTCGTAATAGTCGTTGAGATTGTCGATGCCGACAACGCGCTCGCCCCGCGCCAAGAGGGCGGTCGCGACATGATAGCCGATGAACCCGGCGGCGCCGGTGACGAGGACGGTCATGCGTCCTTCCTAGCGCGCTTCGGCCGCGTTCCGCTACTCCGCCGCCATCCGCTCCGGCGCGGGCCGCGCCACCGGATGCGCCTTTTCGAACCGCATCGTGCCGTCGTCCACCTTGCCGAAGCGCAGCGTCAGCATATCGAGCGCATAGTTCTGGTACAGCCGCCACGGCTTCGTGGCGCCTTGGCTGGGCAGCACGTCGCGCGCCCGCTGCACATAGCCCGACGAGAAATCGAGCCACGGCATCTCCGCGACCGTCGGATCGCTCTTGGGCGTCGCGATCTCGAAGCCCTTGCGGTCCATGTAGTTGATCATGCGGCAGACATATTCGCAGGTCAGGTCGCATTTCAGCGTCCAGGACGCATTGGTGTAGCCGAAGGACGAGGCGAGATTGGGCACGTCGGAATACATCATGCCCTTGTAGCTCATCGTCTTGGACATGGCCTTCGCCACGCCGTCGATCGTCACCTGAAGCCCGCTCAGGAGCTGCATCTTCAATCCGGTCGCGGTGACGATGACGTCGGCTTCGATCTCCTTGCCGGACTTGAGAAGAATTCCGCGCTGCGTGAAGCGCTCGATATGGTCGGTGACGACCTCGGCCTTGCCGCTCCTGATCGAACGGAACAGGTCGCTGTCGGGCACCAGGCACAGCCGCTGGTCCCACGGATTGTAGCTGGGCGTGAAATGCGTGCCGACGTCGTAGTCCGGGCCGAGCTCCTTCTTCACCATCTCGATCAGCCCGGCCTTGGTCTTCTCCGGCTTCTTGCGCGCCAGGTTGAAGAAGAACATGCCGAACAGCACGTTGCGCCAGCGCGTGATATTGTAGGCGAGCATCGGCGGCAGCTTGGCGCGCAGCCAGTTCGCGGTCGCGTCCTCCGCCGGGCGCGAGACCACATAGGTCGGCGAGCGCTGCAGCATGACGACATGCGCGGCCTCCTTCGCCATCTCCGGCACCAGCGTGACCGCGGTGGCGCCGCTGCCGATCACCACGACCTTCTTGCCGCGATAGTCGAGGTCTTGCGGCCAGAACTGCGGATGCACGATCCTGCCGGCGAAGTCGGCGCGGCCGGCGAAGTCCGGATCGTGGCCGGAGGCGTAGTCGTAATAGCCGCTGCACATGAAGAGGAAATTGCAGGTGAAGCGCACGATCTGCTTCTGCGCGCCCGTCTCGGCCTCGACCGTCCAGCGCGCCTCGGCGCTCGACCAGTCGGCGCGCTTCACCTGTGTGTTGAAGCGGATGTGCTTGTCGATGCCGTTCTCGGCCGCCGTCTCGCGCACATAGGTGCGGATCGCGGGCCCGTCGGCGATCGCCTTGGCCTGCGTCCAGGGTTTGAAGGCATAGCCCAGCGTGTACATGTCGGAATCCGAGCGGATGCCCGGGTAGCGGAACAGGTCCCAGGTGCCGCCGATGGCGTCGCGGCCTTCCAGGATGGCGTAGCTCTTGCCCGGGCAATTCGTCTGGAGGTGATAGCCGGCGCCGATGCCGGAAAGCCCCGCCCCCACGATGATGACGTCGAAATGCTCGAGAGCCATGCGCTTTTCCACCCTGCTTTGGCCTCTCATGACACACAGACTAAGAAATGACAAGTTGTCAGTTGTGCGACCCGCCGCGGAAAACCGCCCGAAGCTCCCTCAGGGTCACGATGGCCGGTGGGGCGGACTTCGCCGTACAGTCCGCCCATCCGACATCCCAGGAGAGGAACAGACATGGCCATCGACTTCGAGATTCCCGCGGAAGCCAAGGCGATCCGCGAAAAGGTCCGCCAATGGGTGCATGACGAATGCATCCCGGCGCAGGAAAAGCTGCTCGCCGGCGCCGACTACAAGACCACGCTCGGCGCCCTGCGCAAGAAGGCGCGCGAGCAGGGCCTGTGGTGCCCCTTCATCCCCAAGGAATATGGCGGCATGGGCCTCGGCCCGCTCGCCAATGCGCTGGTGCAGATGGAATTGGGCGAGAGCTATCTCGGCGCCCTGTCGATGAACACGCAAGGTCCCGACGACGCGACCATGCTGACGCTCCTGCAGAACGGCACCGAATTCCAGAAGGAGAAATTCCTTAAACCCCTGCTCAACGGCGAAAAGCGCATCTGCTATTCGATGACCGAGAAGGCGGCCGGCGCCGACGCCACCGGCATGCAGACCAAGGCGGAGAAGAAGGGCAATTCCGCCTATGTGCTGAACGGCGAGAAATGGTTTTCCTCCGCCGCCTCCGTCGCCGACATCGCGCTGGTGATGGCCAAGACCAATCCCGACGCGCCGCGCCACCAGCAATTCTCGACCTTCCTCGTCGAGCTCCCCAACCCCGGCTACAGGATCAAGCGCGACATCAAGACGATGGCGGCGGAGGGCCCGCTCTCCCACATCCTCGGCGGCGGCCATTCGGAGATCGAGATCAAGGATCTCGAAGTGCCGGCGGAAAATCTGCTCGGCGGCGAAGGCAACGGCTTCAACATGGGCCAGCATCGCCTGGCTTACGGCCGGCTGCGGCACGGCATGCACAATGTCTCGATGGCGCAGCGCGCCCTCGACCTCGCGGTCAAGCACGTCACCAGCCGCACGACCTTCGGCAAGAAGCTCGACGAGCGCCAGGCGGTGCAGTTCATGCTGGCCGAGTGCGCCAGCCAGATCTACATCGCGCGGCTGATGATCCTGCACATCGCCTACAAGGCCGAGAAGGGTCTCGACCTCAGGAACGAGAACGGCATCGCCAAGGTCTATCTCGCCAACATGGTGCACAAGGTGGTGGACACCGCGATCCAGCTCCACGGCGCGCTGGGCTATTCGATGGATACGCCCCTGGCCGGCTGGTACACCCATATCCGCTCGCAGCGCCTGGTCGACGGCCCGGACGAGGTCCACAAATGGACCACGGGCCGCAACGTCATCAAGGCCTATAAGCAGTTCGGCACCACCGCCTCGGCGACCGGCGGCGACCTGCTCTGATCCGCCGCGCGAGCGGAACGGCAAACGGCGCGCTATGCTCGGCGCGCCGTTTTCGTTCCGGGGGACCGTCATGCTGCATTCCTTGACGTTTTATCTCTTCGATCCCGTGGTCCTGATATTCCTGCTGCTCGCGGCGGCCCTGGTCGCCGGCCGCTTTGGCCGCGTCTGGCAGCAGCGCCTGCTGGCCGCCGCGGTCGCGCTTCTGTTCTGCCTCGCCTTCCTCCCGGTCGACCGCTGGCTGGCGCGGCCGCTGGAAAACCAATATCCCCGCCCGCCGCTGCCGGCGCGGGTCGACGGCATCCTCGTCCTCGACGGCGGGTCGGAATGGCGCGTGTTCGCCAGCCGCGGCGTGCAGGGTCACAATGCCAGCGTCTTCCGGATTCTCGCCGGCGCGGAGCTCGCCAAGCGGTTTCCCGCCGCGACGCTCGTCTATACCGGTGCCTCCAGCGACAACCCGCGGATCGAAGCGGCGGAGCGTGCCACGGTCGGCGACGTCGCCGCGACGGCGGGCGTCGCGCCGGGACGCCTGCGCTTCGAGCAGGCCTCGCGCGACACCGGCCAGAACGTCG from Rhizomicrobium sp. carries:
- a CDS encoding NAD-dependent epimerase/dehydratase family protein, whose product is MTVLVTGAAGFIGYHVATALLARGERVVGIDNLNDYYEVSLKEARLARLSPHAGFSFEKLDISDRDAILALGERHGEIDRIVHLAAQAGVRYSLVDPYTYIQSNVMGQVVMLEMARRLPSLCHFVYASSSSVYGANTDMPFSVAQRVDRPNSLYAATKRADELIAHTYAHLYRLPSTGLRFFTVYGPWGRPDMSPMLFARAILAGEKIRVFNEGEMWRDFTYIDDIVDGVLRALDRPAAGEPPHAVYNLGNHRSEKLLDYIATLEDAIGRKADKRLEPMQAGDVARTYADIDATRRDLGYEPTTPISVGIPKFVQWYRDYYRV
- a CDS encoding NAD(P)/FAD-dependent oxidoreductase: MALEHFDVIIVGAGLSGIGAGYHLQTNCPGKSYAILEGRDAIGGTWDLFRYPGIRSDSDMYTLGYAFKPWTQAKAIADGPAIRTYVRETAAENGIDKHIRFNTQVKRADWSSAEARWTVEAETGAQKQIVRFTCNFLFMCSGYYDYASGHDPDFAGRADFAGRIVHPQFWPQDLDYRGKKVVVIGSGATAVTLVPEMAKEAAHVVMLQRSPTYVVSRPAEDATANWLRAKLPPMLAYNITRWRNVLFGMFFFNLARKKPEKTKAGLIEMVKKELGPDYDVGTHFTPSYNPWDQRLCLVPDSDLFRSIRSGKAEVVTDHIERFTQRGILLKSGKEIEADVIVTATGLKMQLLSGLQVTIDGVAKAMSKTMSYKGMMYSDVPNLASSFGYTNASWTLKCDLTCEYVCRMINYMDRKGFEIATPKSDPTVAEMPWLDFSSGYVQRARDVLPSQGATKPWRLYQNYALDMLTLRFGKVDDGTMRFEKAHPVARPAPERMAAE
- a CDS encoding acyl-CoA dehydrogenase family protein — translated: MAIDFEIPAEAKAIREKVRQWVHDECIPAQEKLLAGADYKTTLGALRKKAREQGLWCPFIPKEYGGMGLGPLANALVQMELGESYLGALSMNTQGPDDATMLTLLQNGTEFQKEKFLKPLLNGEKRICYSMTEKAAGADATGMQTKAEKKGNSAYVLNGEKWFSSAASVADIALVMAKTNPDAPRHQQFSTFLVELPNPGYRIKRDIKTMAAEGPLSHILGGGHSEIEIKDLEVPAENLLGGEGNGFNMGQHRLAYGRLRHGMHNVSMAQRALDLAVKHVTSRTTFGKKLDERQAVQFMLAECASQIYIARLMILHIAYKAEKGLDLRNENGIAKVYLANMVHKVVDTAIQLHGALGYSMDTPLAGWYTHIRSQRLVDGPDEVHKWTTGRNVIKAYKQFGTTASATGGDLL
- a CDS encoding YdcF family protein gives rise to the protein MLHSLTFYLFDPVVLIFLLLAAALVAGRFGRVWQQRLLAAAVALLFCLAFLPVDRWLARPLENQYPRPPLPARVDGILVLDGGSEWRVFASRGVQGHNASVFRILAGAELAKRFPAATLVYTGASSDNPRIEAAERATVGDVAATAGVAPGRLRFEQASRDTGQNVVDSMKLVHPRPGETWMLVTSAIHMPRAMAIAKRLGWKMVPWPSDYISGDNAGLRFRLPSREMVNIGTALHEWIGLAVYGLTGRA